The region AAAGGCTCCCGATGGCGTATCCGTCGGGGGTGTACAGGGGAGTTCCGGCGTAGTACCGCAGATGCGGCTCATCCACGACCAGAGGATGCTGCTTGAAGTGCGCGTCGAGGGCAGTATCCGGAATTTCCAGCAACAGCTCGCCCGGTGGCAGGCTGATGGTATGCGTGCAGAAGCACAGCTCCCGGGGCATGTTGGATCCCTCCCAGTTGAAATGCGCCCGGGTGTGCTGCTGGTGTTCGCTGATCAGGTTGAGCTGAGCTCCCTGGCGGCCAAGAAACCTCGCCGCAAGCTGCGTAATGTTTTCCAGCGCATGACTCGAAGAGGAGTTGGAGAGGACGTAACGAGCAAGCGCGAGCAGCCGGTCATGGTCAGGCGACGAAGCATCCTTCACGAAGGCCTCCGGAGTGTGGGGGACCACTTCAATGTAACCAGTTCTTCTGTCTGTTCCCAGTCGCTGAGGAGTTTATGAAAACCTTATGGCAGCTTTGAGTCGGAATTCTGCCTCAGATGACTGGCGTACTCCAGCCTTAATCTCAGGAAGCATCACGGCGTACAGTCGTCACAACGATGACCCTGAATGAGATCGGCAGATGCCATTTCCCTGAACGTTGTCCACCTGGGAAGGCGCGCAGAACAGGTCTAAAGGAAAAAGAGTCGTGTTCCGTACTCAGGTCCCTGACCAGAATCAGGCGACACAAACCAGTGGACCTGATTCCGATAGGACCTTACGGTCCGAAGAAATTGATCCACCAGCAGGTGCACGGCCAGGAGCTTCAAAAATGCAGACAGAATTGTGCCGCTACTGGTCGAGAACAGAATGGTGTGCTGCCTTCCCCTATAGCCAAAGCCTGGTTACCGGCAACTTCCTGCGCTTGATCCTGGGAATGGCAAGACAGCCTCAGGGGTATATCTTCCCTGGCCGGGTGTGGTGCTTACTGCCCTTACCTTCTCTGGGGAGCGCGGTAATGGGTCAGCATGCGTCTGCCCTTGGCCGGATTGAGACTCGGAAAACCTGGAAAAATGTTCGACGACAAAGCCCCCGTTTTCATGGGGGCTTTGTCGTCATGTTTGGTTGTCGCAATCTCTGTACAACAGACCGGAACTACATACCTGCGAGCTGCACCGCTTGAGGTTGCCTTACAGGTCTGGATTTCAGCTCGACAGATCTCTTACAGCCTGGAGGTCGTGCTGTCGCTGCCACCAACAAACTCGCCGTTGTGACGACGCATGACTTCTTCCAGCACGTCGTTGGGCACAGTGTCCTCTACAGCCACTGCACGGCCGCCACGGCTCATGGTGCTGTCGATGCTGTCGTAGTGGGTATCGTCCACTTCGTATTCGGCTGTCCTGCCGTCGTGATTTTCATCCACACCCATGGCACCACCGGTGGCGCCCACTGCAGCGCCTACGCCCGCGCCCAGGGCCGTCATGCCCAGAATCACCGGGAGCGCCAGTCCGCCGGTGGCAGCCGTGGCAGCGGCCGTGCCGATGACGCCAGCTGCACTCAGCACACCAGCGCCGGCACCTACCGCAGCGCCCACACCGGTGCCCTTGACTGCTCCAGCACCAGCATCCTCGGCACCGGCGCTGGCACCGTCACCGCCATCGCTATAGCTCTGGGTCGTCGTGGTGGAGGCCGAACCGCGGCGGTTCAGGGTAGTGCTTCCCATTTCCTCGCGGACCACGCCACGCTGCCTCAGGTCGGAAACAAAGGCGTCAGCGTCAGCAGCAGTTGGAAAAATAATATGTTTCATGCCTCAATTGTTGTCAGAGGCAGATTCGGGCATATGAGATTCCGCGAAAGACGGACTGTAAAACACAGAAGGTTGTCCTGACCTTTCTTAAGGCTGAGGGTGGCTTATACTGATGTGCTTGCTGCCCGTGCTGTGTTCTGCACCCAGGGTGGCGATCCCTCCGGGACCTCAACAGTTCCGACCGTTTCTTTCTCCGCTGCGTGTGTCACTGGCCGCGCATTTCCAGATCCCCTCCCGGCAGGGCCCACCGCCGGAGGCAGCCCGCATTTCAAGCGGTGCTGCGGAAGGACTGCCATGCCCCGAACCTCTGCTCCCCATCGCCCCCGCCCCGAAACCGCCCAACCCAGCGTGACGCCTGACCGCTGGCCCGAGCTGCTCGGTGGCCGCACTCCCACTCCCGTCCAGGCAGGTGCCATTCCTGCTCTGCTGGCCGGACGCGACGTGATTACGACCGCGCGCACCGGCAGCGGAAAAACACTGGCGTTTCTGATTCCGGCGGCAGCACGCGGCATCGGGATGAGTGCCGCGCGCGGCATGCGCCCCGAGGTGCTGGTCATTACGCCCACCCGGGAACTGGCGGTGCAGATCCGTGATGTGGCGCGTGAACTCGGCATGCCCGCCGGACGCATTACCGGCGGCATCACGCCGGCCCAGACGCGCAGCGAGGCCAGTGGCAAGGGCCTGATTGCCGGCACTCCGGGGCGCCTCAAGGATCTGGTCAACAAGGGTGAACTGGACCTGCGCGGCCTGCGGTACGTGGTGCTCGACGAGGCCGACGAACTGCTCTCGCTGGGCTTCCTGAAGGATGTGGGTGACATCCTGCGCGCCGCCCAGCGGGCTGCCGCGCCCACCCACCTGCAGATGGCCATGGCCTCGGCGACTTTCCCGGCAGCTATCCGCAGTGTGGCTGAGCAGTTCATGAAGTCGCCCGAGCGCATCGACATCATGCCTGACCCCACAGTGGCCGCCCGCGCCGACGAGGACATCCTGGGCGGGGCCACTGGAGCGACACACCTGCTGGTCAACACCAGCCGGGCCGACGTGCTGGACGTCACCGCCGAGCATGTCCGTGACGCCCTGAAAGCACCGGGCGGCTGCGTGGTGATTTTCTGCCGCACCAAGCATCTGGTCAAGCGGCGCGCCGAGCAGCTGCAGGCCATGCTGCCGGGCGAACTCGTCAGCCCGCTGCAGGGCAACATGGACCAGAAAAAGCGCGAGCGCACCATGCAGCAGCTGCGTGACGGCCAGTCCCGCGTGCTGATTGCCACGGACATCGCCGGTCGCGGCATCGACCTGCCTGAAGTGCGCATCGTGATTCATATGGATGTGGCCGCCACTGCTGAGGACCACGTCCACCGTTCCGGCCGTACGGCACGCGCCGGCCGTCCCGGAGTCAACCTCGTGCTGCTGATTCCTGAGCAGCGGGCGCTGTGGCAGAGCATCCGCCGGAGCCTGCCGGCGCCGCTGCACCCTCCTGTGACCCGCGAGGAATCCCAGATCGACAAGGAGATCCAGGAGAAGCAGGGTGGCGGCGGCAACCGGGGCGGCGCAAGCTCCGGGCGCAGCCAGGGCGGCAGGAGCCAGGAGGGAAGCCGGCAGGGCCCGGGCCGCAGCAGTGAGACCCGTGGGCAGTCCAGGCCCCAGGGCCAGCCCCGTGATCAGGGTCAGGCCCGCGGCAGCCGTGACGGTGGCCGCAGCGAGTCCCGGAGCGGAACCGGGGCAGGACGGGTAGGTCCGCAGCCCGCCCGCCGCCGCCGCTGACACTGAGTCACATGCCCCTCTCTGAATATCAGGGAGGGGTTTTTCCTTGGCCCTCAGAAAAGACGGCTGAATCCCGGTATTGTTCTGGGGCCTGGTGAAATAACGTCTCCCCGGAGTGCCGCCAGGAAGCGACCA is a window of Deinococcus deserti VCD115 DNA encoding:
- a CDS encoding DEAD/DEAH box helicase; protein product: MPRTSAPHRPRPETAQPSVTPDRWPELLGGRTPTPVQAGAIPALLAGRDVITTARTGSGKTLAFLIPAAARGIGMSAARGMRPEVLVITPTRELAVQIRDVARELGMPAGRITGGITPAQTRSEASGKGLIAGTPGRLKDLVNKGELDLRGLRYVVLDEADELLSLGFLKDVGDILRAAQRAAAPTHLQMAMASATFPAAIRSVAEQFMKSPERIDIMPDPTVAARADEDILGGATGATHLLVNTSRADVLDVTAEHVRDALKAPGGCVVIFCRTKHLVKRRAEQLQAMLPGELVSPLQGNMDQKKRERTMQQLRDGQSRVLIATDIAGRGIDLPEVRIVIHMDVAATAEDHVHRSGRTARAGRPGVNLVLLIPEQRALWQSIRRSLPAPLHPPVTREESQIDKEIQEKQGGGGNRGGASSGRSQGGRSQEGSRQGPGRSSETRGQSRPQGQPRDQGQARGSRDGGRSESRSGTGAGRVGPQPARRRR